GGAGGAAAATAAATGACTATTCTTGTCAAATTATAAgtcacacatacaaacaaaacagaaataccctcttgtgtttttctttttcttaatcgctcttttttttgtgtgtgtgtgagggATTTGTTCTGTTTATTCTTGTTTCAACCTATCAACATCATtataacaaaaccaagaaaaaaaaagaattgaaggaagaagaagaaagagcaaTTTGTAAATGGAGGATGATATAGTACCTTTAAGCGTCCCGTGAGATCCTTGATCATCTTTGAGATCGATCCTTCCTCAGAATCACAATGCCTGTGCCAGATCCACGGGCGGGGCAGGCGTTCATCTGTCTCATTAccttatttctttttctatcaATCGCGGTTGGAGGCGGTTGTCTCATTGCATACACAGTCCTTCCTTACCCTCCAATTTGGCTCTCCTACCTTGGCATTGTCTTCGTTTGTCTCCCTTGGTTCTTTTGGATCCTAACCTTTGCATACCGCATTATTTCACGCACATTTGGGTTTAGAATGGTCATTGGATCGGGTGGTAACAATAACAACGGGAATGGAGAACCCCAGCCACGGGATGTTGACCCTCCTGAGCAATCTTTAGAGCCTCCTGCTGATGAGCCAGAGACAATAGCTCACCCACAAGTCCAAGTTCTTGTGTCTATTGAAGGGAATCAATCGAAAAAACGAATGTCAACCTCCAGCAATTCTACTATCGCTTCACATGAAAGTGAGATGCCACTAGCCATTTCTATGGGCTCATGATCGTATATGTTTTGACATATAAAGGGATCTTGCCATAGAGAGCATCAGGACGGAGATGCTAATCAGATTCTTAGCCTCTTCACAACATGGGAAAATttgctgtttttgttttgtatcttaTACAGATAGATTTGtagattcaacaaaaaaactattttacaCCTTTTACCACATTACCGAAGGTTTACCTCAAACCCCAAACCCCCAAAAGGTTGGCATgattttttaggtttgttttaaAATCAAGAGAGAATGTTTGTTACAAAAGGGGTATAGTTTGAGATGTTTTAGCGTGGTACTTGCATATAATGCAGTTTTTCTAGGGTAGATCAACATTTAAGGTTCATtacatttatgtattttttgtatataatctATAACTAGTTTGGTAATATAATTCTGATTCGAAGCCTTCAATTTTAGGGCTAACACAATTGGAGGTTCCTTAACTTGACAAACAAGCCAAGTTATATTGGATTGTTGAGTTCGAAATGCTGGCATCTGCAAATGGGTCACTTCACTTGTTCACTCAACAACGTGGTGATAATGAAATCAAAAATAGTTGCTTCCATATTCTTCATGATGATTGATACAgaaactccttttttttttttttttttttaatttgtgtttggaGAATATCCACACACgtaatttggataattttttatatgttttcgaAAAAAGAACATTATTGATCCAAGAAATTTGGAGTTTGGATTCAGAAATGTGTACACAAGTGATGGgaccaaatcaaaatcaaatcgaaccgaaccgaaccggattGGACATCAATGGTATAAGCCGGGTTTGAGTCGATTCAATTTGAAATGATAGGATAAAGTCTTTGGGCACAAAGACGAGCTTTTTTAGTTTGAGAGCTCTCACTTCACAATGTCTCTCTCGCAAACAAATTTCATCAGTTCTTCATTTCTCTCATCGAGCCATGAACTGCGAATTCCGTATTCTAGACCGGTACTCTCTTATCCTCGTCTCCAAACACACCGGATTCTCTGTGCTGCGAAGCGAACCGGGAAGCGGAGATACCCTTCTGagaggaagaagctgaggacAGAGCAGAAGGAAGCTGTGGCTAAGGTTAAGAACAAGCTCGAAGGTGTTTGGCGTCTCTCTAAGCTCGGTGTTCCTGTCGGAGATGACCCTGGAAAGGATTTTCTTGGGATTTCAGAAGGTTTGCTTCAAGCCATCGCTAAAGTTATTGAGTTCCCGGTGAGTTTTCCGGTGAAAAGTTCGAAACTTTATCTTATGGGTGTGATGAAATTGGATGCTTATCTGTGATTTTGATAAATTGGGGGTTCCAGGTTGCTTCAATGCTGCCTGAAGAAGCATTCTCAGTGATTAGGAAATCTTTTGACGCTAGGAAGGTAGGTTTCagttattaatttatgtattatgGTTCAAGTGAGTGaaggtttcatctttttttgtttagattctGAAAGAAGCCAAGTTTGTGtatactgtggatttggatgtgaaGACGCTTCTTGAGTTAGAGCCTCGTGCTCATGATTTCATTTTCCGGTTAGAGCCTAAGATTGGGCTTATTGAACATGTGCCTACCGAGAAGAGTGTTTCAGGTGACTTAATCAGTGTGGTGAATGACTGTAAAAAGAGCAACAGTGAGACATCATCATCCGGAGAATATGAACCTCAGATTATCAATGGCTCTGGAGCTCCACACAaacatggaggaggaggaagaagcaaaCCGAAAATTGCAATTGTTGGTGGTGGTCCGTCTGGTTTGTTTGCAGCTCTTGTTCTTGCGGAGTTTGGTGCAGATGTGACATTGATTGAAAGAGGGCAAGCAGTGGAAGAAAGAGGACGTGATATAGGCGCTTTGGTTGTTCGTAAGATTTTGGATATGGAGAGTAATTTCTGCTTTGGCGAGGTTTAAAAGCCTTCTCTTCAACTAAACGTATCATAAGTACTTTAGTCTTTTGctagttttctgtttttgtatgttattgtCAAAGTCATATTTAGCACTTATGCATCGCAGGGTGGTGCAGGTACGTGGAGCGATGGAAAGCTTGTTACTCGTATAGGAAAGAACAGCGCCACCGTTTTAGCGGTTAGTTTTTTGAGACTACCAATTGTTAAATAAAAGCAGTTCATGTTTGAGTACAAATGAAGAAATTGTGACCATCACTTCAATTGTTACAGGTGTTGAAAACGTTGGTTCGCTTTGGAGCTCCTGATAATATATTGGTCAATGGAAAGCCTCATCTAGGAACAGATAAGCTAGTTCCGTTACTCCGTAACTTCAGACATTATCTTCAAAGTGCGGGAGTAAGTTTAAGATGAGAGATTGATCTAAGTTTCTCTATTACTTTTTGATGCTTTTGgtctattttttttgtcctctGAGCATCCTCTTTAATTCCATATGCTTAATTAGGTGACTATCAAGTTTGGAACTCGGGTAGATGATCTTCTGGTAGACGATTCTCGTGTTGTTGGAGTCAGGGTTTCAGATTCAGCAGAACAATTGCATAGTACATCCCAGAATCTAAAGTTTGATGCAGTTGTTCTTGCAGTCGGTCACTCAGCGCGTGACACATATGAGATGCTTCATTCTCGTAATGTTGAATTGACCCCAAAAGATTTTGCTGTAAGTTCCttgtttatatgttgttgaGTGTGTTGTTTTTTAGTATATCCAATTTGAATCAATATAGCTGGATACTTTCTCTTCCCTGGCttggtattattatttaatttctacCGGTTTGTGTGGACCAGGTTGGTTTGCGCATTGAGCATCCTCAGGAGCTAATCAACCATATACAGGTCGGTTCCATTATCTTAACACCATACAGTATATCATCCCATGAGTTTGTTGTACCTTATCGTTGTTCAAGTCTTGACTGGTATATAAAACACCTATTTCCAGTACTCAAGTATGGCTAGTGAAGTTCTTAAAGGACGAGGTAAAGTACCAGTGGCGGATTACAAGGTTGTTCAGTATGTGAATGATAAGGCTGAGGATCTCTCGCAGTCTTCATCAAAACGTAGTTGCTACTCCTTCTGCATGTGTCCTGGTGGTCAGGTACAATGTCCTCAAAGAGTGTCTTGCtgtttttaatcttcttttcgATTTATCATGAATAAGCCTGTTTCTGTGTATATTCAGGTTGTTCTCACCAGCACAAACCCAACAGAACTCTGCATCAATGGCATGTCATTTTCTCGTCGTTCATCCAAATGGGCCAATGCTGCACTCGTCGTCACAGTCTCAGCCAAAGACTTTGATCTCCTCAATCTTAATGGACCCTTAGCTGGAATTGAGTTTCAGGTATCAATCTGAACGTGGATTACTATTAATACTCTTTATGAGTCATATTTGAtatatctccttttttttttttttctagagagAGTTTGAAAGAAGAGCAGCTATTATGGGTGGTGGTGATTTCACAGTTCCTGTACAGAGAGTTACTGATTTCCTGCAAAACAAGTTATCTGGtagataaataatatttgtttcatactCAATTCGTATCTTTTTGTTCTAACTGTTCGTTTTTGATGCTTTTGGATGTTCTTGTGCTTTAAAACAGAAACACCTTTACCTCCGTCAAGCTATAGATTAGGAGTGAAGTCAGCAAATCTGCATGAATTGTTTCCTGCTAATATCACGGAGGCTCTGCGACAGTCTATCTCTATGTTTGAGAAAGAGGTTGTTTCAATATTTCCTCATCACTACATTTTGTAAACGAATCCGTAGCTTTCTGTTTGTCTCTAAACTTTTGAACTTTCAGTTACCGGGATTTATCTCAGAGGAAGCACTCCTCCATGGCGTAGAGGTATATTACATATCTTCCTTGTCCTGAATCAGTCTACTCTTCAGACCAGAGATAACAACGATGTTTCAACTTTGTTAAACCAGACAAGAACAAGCTCCCCTGTCCGGATACCTCGAAGCAATGAGACCTACGAAAGCACGAGCTTGAAAGGTCTATACCCAGTTGGTGAAGGAGCTGGTTATGCTGGTGGGATTGTAAGTGCTGCAGTGGATGGTATGTTTTCGGGTTTTGCTGTTGCGAAAAGCTTTGATCTCTTTGATGGAACCGTAGAGTCAGTTATTGGAAAGGCTCAAGGTGCTGGACTTGTAAAgtattgatgatgatgctgataaggatgatgaagaagactgtCAAAACTTTCCTCCATCCTTATGTTCTTTTCTGCCCTTGTGTCGAGGTAAAAAGAACATCAATGGGGACTGCTTCGTCCTCGGATTCGGTTGTTGTTGTACCAAAGCCTaagtatttatacaaaaattcaGATCAGAAGCGAGAATCATCCGGAGCTAGAAGAAAATTTTGCCGaagttttagttaaaaaatcaGCAAACTTAGTGTGAAATGTCagtgacaatttttttattcttatgatttctttttgtcgGTACTATTATGATATTTAACTTCATCATTGTTTATTGGAAGTATAGATGGCTTCTAGGTCGAGTCTTGTGTCCTTCGTTTTTGTTTAGAGTTTTGAGGTTCCGAGTACCACCAAGCCTGATATCAAGTCGTTATTACTCCACCTTAGACCATTATCAATCACATTTTCAGCCAAAAGATAACATTAAAGTTTTTACTCAGCAAAGACAATGACGACATGTGTTATTTC
The sequence above is a segment of the Camelina sativa cultivar DH55 chromosome 10, Cs, whole genome shotgun sequence genome. Coding sequences within it:
- the LOC104717116 gene encoding uncharacterized protein LOC104717116, with amino-acid sequence MPVPDPRAGQAFICLITLFLFLSIAVGGGCLIAYTVLPYPPIWLSYLGIVFVCLPWFFWILTFAYRIISRTFGFRMVIGSGGNNNNGNGEPQPRDVDPPEQSLEPPADEPETIAHPQVQVLVSIEGNQSKKRMSTSSNSTIASHESEMPLAISMGS
- the LOC104717117 gene encoding uncharacterized protein LOC104717117; translation: MSLSQTNFISSSFLSSSHELRIPYSRPVLSYPRLQTHRILCAAKRTGKRRYPSERKKLRTEQKEAVAKVKNKLEGVWRLSKLGVPVGDDPGKDFLGISEGLLQAIAKVIEFPVASMLPEEAFSVIRKSFDARKILKEAKFVYTVDLDVKTLLELEPRAHDFIFRLEPKIGLIEHVPTEKSVSGDLISVVNDCKKSNSETSSSGEYEPQIINGSGAPHKHGGGGRSKPKIAIVGGGPSGLFAALVLAEFGADVTLIERGQAVEERGRDIGALVVRKILDMESNFCFGEGGAGTWSDGKLVTRIGKNSATVLAVLKTLVRFGAPDNILVNGKPHLGTDKLVPLLRNFRHYLQSAGVTIKFGTRVDDLLVDDSRVVGVRVSDSAEQLHSTSQNLKFDAVVLAVGHSARDTYEMLHSRNVELTPKDFAVGLRIEHPQELINHIQYSSMASEVLKGRGKVPVADYKVVQYVNDKAEDLSQSSSKRSCYSFCMCPGGQVVLTSTNPTELCINGMSFSRRSSKWANAALVVTVSAKDFDLLNLNGPLAGIEFQREFERRAAIMGGGDFTVPVQRVTDFLQNKLSETPLPPSSYRLGVKSANLHELFPANITEALRQSISMFEKELPGFISEEALLHGVETRTSSPVRIPRSNETYESTSLKGLYPVGEGAGYAGGIVSAAVDGMFSGFAVAKSFDLFDGTVESVIGKAQGAGLVKY